A stretch of Methylogaea oryzae DNA encodes these proteins:
- the gloB gene encoding hydroxyacylglutathione hydrolase, translating to MLQVEILPVLDDNYIFVLHDAASGATAVVDPAEAEPVLAFLQRKGWRLDYVLNTHHHWDHVGGNLELHGATGCRIAGARADKDRIPGLDTFLAEGDRLALGDNVIEVLEVPGHTRAHLAYWLPQAKRLFCGDTLFGLGCGRLFEGSAEQMWASLQKLAALPGETLVYCAHEYTQANGRFARTVEPGNGALAERLRRVAELRDRNESTVPSTLAEEVATNPFLRPSSAEIRATLGLERAADLQVFVALRCRKDSFKA from the coding sequence ATGCTGCAAGTGGAAATACTGCCCGTCCTCGACGACAACTATATCTTCGTGTTGCACGATGCCGCCAGCGGCGCCACGGCCGTGGTGGATCCGGCGGAAGCGGAGCCGGTGCTGGCGTTCCTGCAGCGGAAAGGCTGGCGCTTAGACTATGTGCTCAATACCCACCATCATTGGGATCACGTCGGCGGCAACTTGGAACTGCACGGGGCGACCGGTTGCCGTATCGCCGGCGCGCGGGCGGATAAAGACCGCATCCCGGGTCTGGATACGTTTCTGGCGGAAGGCGACCGGTTGGCCTTGGGCGACAACGTGATCGAGGTGCTGGAAGTGCCGGGCCATACGCGGGCGCATTTGGCTTATTGGCTGCCCCAGGCCAAGCGCCTGTTCTGCGGCGATACCCTGTTCGGCTTGGGCTGCGGCCGGCTGTTCGAGGGCAGCGCCGAACAAATGTGGGCGTCGCTGCAAAAATTGGCCGCATTGCCCGGGGAAACCTTGGTCTATTGTGCGCACGAGTACACCCAGGCCAACGGCCGTTTCGCCCGGACGGTGGAACCGGGCAACGGCGCTTTGGCGGAGCGGTTGCGCCGCGTCGCGGAGCTGCGCGACAGGAACGAGTCAACCGTGCCTTCCACGCTGGCCGAGGAGGTCGCGACCAATCCGTTCCTTCGTCCCTCCAGCGCGGAAATCCGCGCAACGCTCGGCTTGGAGCGGGCGGCGGATTTGCAGGTGTTCGTTGCTCTGCGTTGCCGCAAGGACAGCTTCAAGGCGTAA
- the ppk1 gene encoding polyphosphate kinase 1, protein MSLANVKGVGKSTQAVLADHGIFSVEELAAADTERLAKIPGFSKAKAQRIVLAAKALVGNLAKARFSRSLQSDADSHPAAGAPISLTSPELYINREMSLLEFNYRVLAQAEDVGTPLLERLNFLCISCSNMDEFFEVRVASVLQKADLGSTQSETDNLSPHELLPVIGARAHELVAEQYRVLNQVILPALENEGIRFIRRGEWNDAQLAWLKSYFDEELQPILSPIGLDSAHPFPRILNKSLNFIVSLGGKDAFGRNIDTAILQAPRALPRIVQLPREVSGGPHDFVFLSSIIHAFADELFQGMKVKGCWQFRVTRNSELYLDEEATDDLLMAVEGELATRNYGDEVRLEVAANCPDDMVDYLQEQFNMTRDRLYRVDGPVNLSRLRAIYDLVDRPDLKYPSFVPGCPSQLLSSGDIFQALRRRDILLHHPYESFTPVVEMIRQAAIDPDVLAIKQTLYRTGPNSAIVDALAAAARNGKEVTVVIELLARFDEQANISLANRLQEAGAQVVYGIVGYKTHAKMLLILRREQKQLRYYVHLGTGNYHPSTAKFYTDYGLFSADPELGEEVRKVFVQLTSLGRMSKLHKLYQSPFTLHKALLDKIEREAEHAAAGRPARIVIKVNSVVEPLLIQALYRASMAGVDIKLIVRGVCCLRPGVAGVSERIEVRSIVGRFLEHSRVFSFENGGEPEVYLASADLMDRNMFRRVEVCFPVQSKKLQTRIRGDLEFYLKDDSQAWLLQADGSYRRLAPQEGQGFQAQTALLEALKK, encoded by the coding sequence GTGTCGCTAGCTAATGTCAAGGGAGTGGGCAAATCCACTCAGGCCGTTTTGGCGGATCATGGGATTTTTTCCGTGGAGGAGTTGGCGGCGGCCGACACGGAGCGTTTGGCGAAAATTCCCGGCTTCAGCAAGGCCAAGGCCCAGCGCATCGTGCTGGCGGCCAAGGCCCTGGTCGGCAATTTGGCCAAAGCGCGATTCTCCCGCAGCCTGCAATCGGATGCCGACAGCCACCCCGCGGCCGGCGCGCCCATCTCTCTGACCTCTCCCGAGTTGTACATCAACCGGGAAATGAGCTTGCTCGAGTTCAACTACCGCGTCTTGGCCCAGGCGGAGGACGTCGGCACGCCGTTGTTGGAGCGGCTCAACTTTCTTTGCATCTCCTGTTCCAACATGGACGAGTTTTTCGAGGTGCGCGTGGCCAGCGTGCTGCAAAAGGCCGACTTGGGATCCACCCAATCGGAAACCGACAACCTTTCGCCCCATGAATTGCTGCCGGTGATCGGCGCCCGCGCCCACGAGCTGGTGGCGGAACAGTACCGCGTGCTCAATCAGGTGATCCTGCCGGCCCTGGAGAATGAGGGCATTAGGTTTATTCGGCGGGGCGAGTGGAACGACGCGCAGTTGGCTTGGCTGAAAAGCTACTTCGACGAGGAACTGCAGCCCATCCTCAGCCCCATCGGCTTGGACTCGGCTCACCCGTTTCCGCGCATCCTCAACAAAAGCCTCAACTTCATCGTCTCCCTGGGCGGCAAGGACGCCTTCGGCCGCAACATCGACACCGCCATCCTGCAAGCGCCGCGCGCGTTGCCGCGCATCGTGCAGTTGCCGCGCGAAGTGTCCGGCGGCCCGCACGATTTCGTATTCCTCTCCTCCATCATCCACGCCTTCGCCGACGAACTGTTCCAGGGCATGAAGGTGAAGGGATGCTGGCAGTTCCGCGTGACACGCAACAGCGAACTGTATTTGGACGAAGAAGCCACCGACGACTTGCTGATGGCGGTGGAGGGCGAGCTGGCGACGCGCAATTACGGCGACGAAGTGCGCCTGGAAGTGGCGGCCAATTGCCCCGACGATATGGTCGATTACCTGCAAGAGCAGTTCAATATGACCCGCGACCGTCTCTACCGCGTGGACGGTCCGGTCAATCTCAGCCGGCTGCGGGCCATCTACGACCTGGTGGATCGTCCGGATTTGAAATATCCGTCTTTCGTGCCCGGCTGCCCTAGCCAGTTATTGTCCAGCGGCGATATTTTCCAGGCCTTGCGGCGGCGCGACATCTTGCTGCACCACCCTTACGAATCGTTCACCCCGGTGGTGGAGATGATCCGCCAGGCGGCGATCGATCCCGACGTGTTGGCGATCAAGCAAACGCTCTACCGCACCGGTCCCAACTCCGCCATCGTCGACGCCCTGGCCGCCGCCGCCCGCAACGGCAAGGAGGTGACGGTGGTGATCGAGCTGCTGGCCCGTTTCGACGAGCAAGCCAATATTTCCCTGGCGAACCGCCTGCAGGAAGCGGGCGCGCAAGTGGTGTACGGCATCGTCGGGTACAAGACCCACGCCAAAATGCTGTTGATCCTGCGCCGCGAGCAAAAGCAGCTGCGTTATTACGTGCATTTGGGCACCGGCAACTACCACCCGAGCACCGCCAAGTTTTACACCGACTACGGCTTGTTCAGCGCCGATCCGGAACTGGGGGAAGAGGTGCGCAAGGTATTCGTGCAGCTCACCAGCCTCGGACGCATGAGCAAGCTGCACAAGCTTTACCAATCGCCTTTCACCCTGCATAAAGCCTTGCTGGACAAAATCGAGCGGGAGGCCGAACACGCCGCCGCCGGGCGGCCGGCGCGCATCGTCATCAAAGTCAATTCGGTGGTGGAGCCGTTGTTGATCCAGGCGCTATATCGGGCGTCCATGGCCGGCGTCGACATCAAGCTGATCGTGCGCGGCGTGTGCTGCCTGCGGCCTGGCGTGGCCGGCGTGTCGGAGCGCATCGAAGTGCGCTCCATCGTCGGCCGTTTCCTGGAGCATAGCCGGGTGTTCAGTTTCGAAAACGGCGGCGAGCCGGAGGTGTATCTGGCCAGCGCCGATCTCATGGATCGCAATATGTTCCGTCGCGTGGAAGTCTGTTTCCCGGTGCAGTCTAAAAAGCTCCAAACGCGCATTCGTGGCGATCTGGAGTTTTACCTGAAAGACGATAGCCAGGCGTGGCTGCTCCAAGCGGACGGCAGCTATCGGCGCCTGGCGCCGCAGGAAGGGCAGGGCTTCCAGGCGCAGACGGCGCTGCTGGAAGCGTTGAAGAAATAA
- a CDS encoding DUF4157 domain-containing protein, which translates to MNTRADKTHNIKNHSIANNTNPTKGGGKAAFQFADNRPEAIAQRKLQEMANNSHQARRAAQLQAMATHHLTQQPIQKMENNTGLPDNLKTGMENLSGMSLDDVKVHRNSDKPAQLQAHAYTQGTDIHLAPGQEKHLPHEAWHVVQQKQGRVKPTLQLKDNVHVNDDAGLEQEADVMGANAMQLKSPPTERTGSLSVQNVPMRLGPLQRKATVYVEEQEKKRVVITAEGKAKDFTGGAPAKNKGWNGVRKYKADAKVGDTVLAMPMTNNNYITGQAGHILAQQNGGDGGDKDNVFAQDGGVNNGPYRKDFENPMRNALDQADDNDKVNFRAVLYGNNIKQGPLNKASDNLEGSDEDTDFEGF; encoded by the coding sequence ATGAATACTCGCGCCGACAAAACCCATAACATCAAAAATCATTCAATTGCCAACAATACCAATCCAACAAAAGGCGGCGGCAAAGCCGCCTTTCAGTTCGCAGATAATAGACCCGAAGCAATTGCGCAAAGAAAACTGCAAGAAATGGCGAACAATAGCCATCAAGCGAGACGAGCCGCTCAGCTGCAAGCCATGGCTACCCACCATTTAACCCAGCAGCCCATCCAAAAAATGGAAAACAACACGGGTTTGCCTGACAACCTGAAAACAGGAATGGAAAATCTATCCGGGATGTCATTGGACGATGTAAAGGTGCATCGCAACTCCGATAAACCTGCTCAATTGCAAGCACATGCTTATACGCAAGGAACGGACATTCATTTAGCGCCTGGACAAGAAAAACACCTACCCCATGAAGCTTGGCATGTGGTGCAGCAAAAACAGGGACGTGTGAAGCCGACGCTGCAATTGAAGGACAATGTGCATGTGAACGATGATGCCGGCTTGGAGCAAGAAGCCGATGTGATGGGCGCGAATGCCATGCAGTTGAAATCCCCGCCCACCGAGAGAACCGGTTCTTTATCAGTCCAGAATGTACCCATGAGACTCGGCCCGTTGCAACGCAAAGCCACCGTCTATGTCGAGGAACAGGAGAAAAAAAGAGTGGTGATAACGGCGGAAGGTAAAGCAAAGGATTTCACAGGTGGCGCGCCCGCGAAAAACAAAGGGTGGAATGGCGTAAGAAAATACAAAGCGGATGCCAAGGTTGGAGACACAGTCCTTGCCATGCCCATGACCAACAATAACTACATTACCGGACAAGCCGGCCACATACTTGCGCAACAGAACGGTGGCGACGGTGGCGACAAGGATAACGTGTTCGCCCAAGACGGCGGAGTCAACAACGGACCGTATCGCAAGGATTTCGAAAACCCAATGAGAAATGCGTTGGACCAAGCCGATGACAACGACAAGGTGAACTTTCGGGCCGTTCTCTATGGGAACAACATCAAACAAGGTCCACTAAATAAGGCTTCGGACAATTTGGAAGGCAGCGATGAGGATACCGATTTCGAAGGTTTCTAG
- a CDS encoding site-specific integrase, translating to MREHSSRPTEEAYVHWIKRFIVFHGKRHLAEMGGAEVEAFLSALAVERNVAASTQHLAFSAGHSFSL from the coding sequence CTGCGTGAACACTCTTCGCGTCCAACCGAGGAAGCCTACGTTCACTGGATTAAACGCTTCATTGTGTTCCATGGCAAGCGCCATCTGGCCGAAATGGGCGGCGCGGAGGTGGAAGCTTTTTTATCGGCGCTGGCTGTCGAACGCAACGTCGCCGCCAGTACTCAGCATCTTGCGTTCTCGGCCGGCCATTCTTTTTCTTTATAA
- the ppx gene encoding exopolyphosphatase gives MPKSKTPQTVAAVDLGSNSFHMLIANWRDGQLQTQDRLREMVRLGAGLTKSGKLTEAAQQRALECLERFGQRVRDLPHGSVRAVGTKTLRTTSDAEAFLAKAEQALGHPIEIVSGIEEARLIYLGVARSLAFDDKTRMVMDIGGGSTEYIIGESMQTRFKESLDMGCVSMTNRFFADGKISAKAFKRAVIAAQQELEPCAMQLHNGRWQEAIGASGTLRAVNKLISSLGWSNQGITPSALEKLVEAVIAAGHVDKLRLPDLNPQRAPVFPGGLAILYATFQTLKIERMIVSDGALREGLIYDLLGRFRHEDVRAQSVADLAKRFHADDAHAERITDTLRRFLPQTQFSGGLADEEEALQWLDWAARLHEIGLDIAHHQYHKHGAYIIENADLPGFSQQDQKLLATLVQSHRRKFPSKLFKDLVAPWNRQAPTLAWLLRLAVVLHRGRHGDPLPPLSLDANEMGAVLRFPPDWLLQHPLTEADLAQEAAYLAEAGIKLSYC, from the coding sequence GTGCCTAAAAGCAAAACCCCGCAAACCGTCGCCGCGGTCGATCTCGGCTCCAACAGCTTCCACATGCTCATCGCCAACTGGCGCGACGGCCAGTTGCAAACCCAGGACCGCCTGCGCGAAATGGTGCGGCTCGGCGCCGGCCTGACGAAGTCGGGAAAACTGACCGAAGCGGCGCAACAGCGCGCGCTGGAATGCCTGGAGCGCTTCGGGCAACGGGTCAGGGATCTGCCGCACGGCAGCGTCCGCGCCGTCGGCACCAAAACCTTGCGCACCACCAGCGACGCGGAAGCCTTTCTCGCCAAAGCCGAGCAGGCCCTGGGCCATCCCATCGAAATCGTCTCCGGCATCGAAGAAGCCCGCTTGATCTACCTGGGAGTGGCCCGCAGCCTGGCCTTCGACGACAAAACCCGCATGGTCATGGACATCGGCGGCGGCAGCACCGAATACATCATCGGCGAAAGCATGCAAACCCGTTTCAAGGAAAGCCTCGACATGGGCTGCGTGTCCATGACCAACCGCTTTTTCGCCGACGGCAAGATCAGCGCCAAGGCGTTCAAGCGCGCCGTCATCGCCGCGCAACAGGAACTGGAACCCTGCGCCATGCAATTGCACAACGGCCGCTGGCAGGAAGCCATCGGCGCTTCGGGTACCTTGCGGGCGGTCAACAAGCTGATTTCCAGCCTAGGCTGGAGCAATCAAGGCATCACTCCCTCCGCCTTAGAAAAGCTGGTGGAGGCGGTTATCGCCGCCGGGCACGTGGATAAGCTGCGCCTGCCCGACCTGAACCCGCAGCGGGCCCCGGTGTTCCCCGGCGGACTGGCCATTTTGTACGCCACCTTCCAGACCTTGAAAATCGAGCGCATGATCGTGTCCGACGGCGCGCTGCGGGAAGGTTTGATTTACGACCTGCTGGGCCGCTTCCGCCACGAGGACGTGCGAGCGCAAAGCGTCGCCGATCTCGCCAAGCGTTTCCACGCGGACGACGCCCATGCCGAGCGCATCACCGACACCCTGCGCCGTTTCCTGCCGCAAACCCAGTTCAGCGGCGGCCTAGCGGACGAAGAAGAGGCCCTGCAGTGGCTGGATTGGGCGGCGCGCTTGCACGAAATCGGCTTGGACATCGCCCACCACCAATACCACAAGCACGGCGCCTACATCATAGAAAACGCCGACTTGCCCGGCTTCTCCCAGCAGGATCAAAAGCTGCTGGCGACCCTGGTCCAGTCCCATCGCCGCAAATTCCCGAGCAAACTGTTCAAGGACTTGGTGGCGCCCTGGAACCGACAAGCGCCGACGCTGGCTTGGCTGTTGCGCCTCGCGGTCGTACTGCACCGCGGCCGTCACGGAGATCCCCTGCCGCCGCTAAGCCTGGACGCCAACGAAATGGGCGCCGTATTGCGCTTCCCGCCCGATTGGCTGCTGCAGCACCCGCTGACGGAGGCGGACTTGGCCCAGGAAGCGGCCTATCTGGCCGAAGCGGGCATCAAGTTGAGCTATTGCTGA
- the dxs gene encoding 1-deoxy-D-xylulose-5-phosphate synthase — protein MTEQQQYGLLRTIDSPEDLRALPPEKLPQLAAELRAFMVDSVSQSGGHFAAGLGTVELTIALHYVFDTPSDPLVWDVGHQAYPHKILTGRRDRLGTIRQKDGLSAFPCREESRYDAFGVGHSSTSISAALGMAIAASLDKRDSHAVAIIGDGGITGGMAFEALNHAGCLDANLLVVLNDNEMSISPNVGALNNYLARILSSKFYSSMREGSKQLLSGVPSVWELARRAEEHVKGMVAPGTLFEELGFNYIGPIDGHDLDILVTTLRNLRELKGPRFLHIVTKKGKGFGPAEKDPVAYHGVGAFDPSKDHLPKAKPGTPTYTEVFGQWLCDMAEQDSKLLGVTPAMREGSGLVEFEQRFPDRYFDVSIAEQHAVTVAAGMACEGYHPVVAIYSTFLQRGYDQLVHDVALQNLPVLFALDRAGLVGPDGPTHAGAFDHSYLRCIPNMVVMAPADENEARQMLYTGYMHQGPAAVRYPRGRGPAVAVDKKMSALPLGKGEVRREGQHIAILAFGSMVTPALAAGEQLGATVVNMRFVKPLDEALIQQMAQSHDLIVTVEENVIAGGAGSGVQEYLHSQGIVKTVLNLGLPDIFVEQGGREELLALVGLDADGIRKSIESRLQAM, from the coding sequence ATGACTGAGCAACAGCAATACGGACTCCTGCGCACCATCGATTCCCCCGAAGACCTGCGGGCGCTGCCGCCGGAAAAATTGCCGCAATTGGCGGCCGAGCTTCGCGCATTCATGGTGGACAGCGTCAGCCAGTCCGGCGGGCATTTCGCCGCGGGCCTCGGCACGGTGGAACTCACCATCGCCCTGCACTACGTGTTCGACACCCCCAGCGATCCCCTGGTGTGGGACGTGGGCCACCAGGCCTATCCCCACAAGATCCTCACCGGCCGCCGCGACCGCCTCGGCACCATCCGCCAGAAAGACGGCCTGTCCGCCTTTCCCTGCCGCGAGGAAAGCCGCTACGACGCCTTCGGCGTCGGCCATTCCAGCACCTCGATCAGCGCAGCCTTGGGCATGGCCATCGCCGCCTCCCTGGACAAGCGCGACAGCCACGCGGTGGCCATCATCGGCGACGGCGGCATCACCGGCGGCATGGCGTTCGAGGCGCTGAACCACGCCGGTTGCCTGGACGCCAACCTGCTGGTGGTGCTCAACGACAACGAAATGTCCATTTCGCCCAACGTCGGCGCCTTGAACAACTATCTGGCGCGCATCCTGTCCTCCAAGTTCTACTCCAGCATGCGCGAAGGCAGCAAGCAATTGCTGTCCGGCGTGCCCAGCGTATGGGAACTGGCGCGCCGCGCCGAGGAACACGTTAAAGGCATGGTGGCCCCCGGCACCTTGTTCGAAGAACTCGGCTTCAACTACATCGGCCCCATCGACGGCCACGATCTGGACATCCTCGTTACCACCCTGCGTAACCTGCGCGAACTGAAAGGTCCGCGATTCCTGCATATCGTCACCAAGAAAGGCAAAGGCTTCGGCCCGGCGGAAAAAGATCCGGTGGCCTACCACGGCGTCGGCGCGTTCGACCCGAGCAAGGATCATCTGCCCAAGGCCAAGCCCGGCACGCCCACTTACACCGAGGTTTTCGGCCAATGGCTGTGCGACATGGCGGAGCAAGACTCGAAACTGCTGGGCGTCACCCCCGCCATGCGCGAGGGCTCGGGACTGGTGGAATTCGAGCAGCGCTTCCCCGACCGTTATTTCGACGTGAGCATCGCCGAACAGCACGCGGTCACCGTGGCGGCCGGCATGGCTTGCGAAGGCTACCATCCGGTCGTGGCGATCTACTCCACTTTCCTGCAGCGCGGCTACGACCAGCTGGTGCACGACGTGGCCCTGCAAAACCTGCCGGTGCTGTTCGCCCTGGACCGCGCCGGCCTGGTGGGCCCGGACGGCCCGACCCACGCCGGCGCCTTCGACCACAGCTACCTGCGCTGCATCCCCAATATGGTGGTGATGGCCCCCGCCGATGAAAACGAAGCACGGCAAATGCTTTACACCGGCTACATGCACCAAGGCCCCGCAGCAGTGCGTTATCCGCGCGGACGCGGCCCCGCGGTGGCGGTGGACAAAAAAATGTCCGCCCTGCCCTTAGGCAAAGGCGAAGTTCGCCGCGAAGGGCAGCACATCGCCATCCTCGCCTTCGGCAGCATGGTGACGCCGGCCCTGGCCGCCGGCGAGCAGTTGGGCGCCACCGTGGTGAACATGCGCTTCGTCAAACCGCTGGACGAAGCGCTGATCCAGCAAATGGCGCAAAGCCACGACCTGATCGTCACCGTGGAAGAAAACGTCATCGCCGGCGGCGCCGGCAGCGGCGTACAGGAATACCTGCACAGCCAGGGCATCGTCAAAACCGTGCTAAACCTGGGCTTGCCGGATATTTTCGTCGAGCAGGGCGGCCGCGAGGAACTGCTGGCCCTTGTCGGCCTGGATGCCGACGGCATACGCAAAAGCATCGAAAGCCGCCTGCAAGCCATGTGA
- the ispA gene encoding (2E,6E)-farnesyl diphosphate synthase yields the protein MTTDNRLTAFMAECQERAEAALDHRLPPAAKLPQKLHEAMRYSVLGGGKRMRPMLAYATGKALGLDLDRLDGPACAVEFIHVYSLIHDDLPAMDDDDLRRGKPTCHKAFDEATAILAGDGLQALAFHVLAHDPSMAVSAEQRLAMIDTLAVASGAAGMVGGQAIDLASVGQSITLPELENMHIHKTGALIRASVKMAALADAGISADTLDRLDHYAKCIGLSFQIQDDILDEESDTATLGKTQGKDRDNNKPTYPALLGMAGAKQKARDMHDQAVAALEPLGANADMLKAISLYIIERRH from the coding sequence ATGACAACTGACAACCGTTTGACCGCCTTCATGGCGGAATGCCAGGAACGCGCGGAAGCCGCCCTGGATCATCGACTGCCGCCCGCCGCCAAGCTGCCGCAAAAACTGCACGAAGCCATGCGTTACTCCGTGCTGGGCGGCGGCAAGCGTATGCGGCCGATGTTGGCCTATGCCACCGGCAAGGCGTTGGGTCTGGACCTGGACCGCCTGGACGGCCCGGCCTGCGCGGTGGAATTCATCCACGTCTATTCGCTGATCCACGACGATCTGCCGGCCATGGACGACGACGACCTGCGCCGCGGCAAGCCCACCTGCCACAAGGCTTTCGACGAAGCCACCGCCATCCTGGCCGGCGACGGTTTGCAAGCCCTGGCTTTCCACGTGCTGGCCCACGACCCGTCCATGGCCGTCAGCGCCGAACAGCGTTTGGCCATGATCGACACCCTGGCGGTGGCCAGCGGCGCGGCGGGCATGGTCGGCGGCCAAGCCATCGACCTGGCCTCGGTTGGGCAAAGCATCACCTTGCCCGAACTGGAAAACATGCACATCCACAAGACCGGCGCCCTGATCCGCGCCAGCGTCAAAATGGCCGCCTTGGCCGATGCCGGCATTTCCGCCGACACCCTGGACCGGCTCGACCACTACGCCAAGTGCATCGGCCTGTCGTTCCAGATCCAGGACGACATCCTGGACGAAGAGAGCGACACCGCCACCCTGGGCAAAACCCAAGGCAAGGATCGGGACAACAACAAGCCCACCTATCCCGCCCTGCTGGGCATGGCCGGCGCTAAACAAAAAGCGCGCGACATGCACGACCAAGCCGTCGCCGCCCTGGAACCGCTCGGCGCCAACGCGGACATGTTGAAGGCGATTTCCTTGTACATCATCGAGCGCCGCCACTAA
- a CDS encoding exodeoxyribonuclease VII small subunit — translation MTKKSPRFEESLEELEQLVERLEQGDISLEESLKAFERGVQLTRVCQKALKEAEQKIQVLLEEEGQIQLKPFTVTNDN, via the coding sequence ATGACAAAAAAATCCCCTCGTTTCGAAGAGTCCCTGGAAGAACTGGAACAGCTGGTTGAACGCCTGGAACAAGGCGATATCAGCCTGGAAGAATCCCTCAAAGCATTCGAGCGCGGCGTGCAATTGACCCGTGTTTGCCAAAAAGCGCTCAAGGAAGCCGAACAAAAGATTCAAGTCCTTCTGGAAGAAGAAGGCCAAATTCAACTCAAGCCGTTCACCGTTACCAATGACAACTGA
- the parE gene encoding DNA topoisomerase IV subunit B gives MNQTYDASAIEVLSGLDPVRRRPGMYTDTSRPNHLVQEVVDNSVDEALAGHAKRIEVVLLKDGGVQVSDDGRGMPVDVHPELGVSGVEVILTKLHAGGKFSGKNYRFSGGLHGVGVSVVNALSKRLEVEVKRGGKVYTMAFADGDKRTELTETGTVAKRDTGSTVRFWPDESYFDTPKIAVNKLALLLRAKAVLCPGLEITLKDEAGEETQTWLYQNGLPDYLQGQLQGVECIPPEPFVGAMESEHEAVDWAILWTPEGGEAIAESYVNLVPTPQGGTHVNGLRTGLTDAVREFCDFRNLLPRGVKIAPEDVWERCHYVLSVKMQEPQFAGQTKERLSSRECAVFVAGVVKDALSLWLNQHPAVGEQLAQLVIDIAQKRLRASKIVARKKVASGPALPGKLADCSSQDLAQTELFLVEGDSAGGSAKQAREREFQAIMPLRGKILNTWEVESTAVLASQEVHDITVAIGVEPGSPDLTGLRYGKICILADADSDGNHIATLLCALFLRHFRPLVEAGHVFVAMPPLYRIDLGKEVFYALDDAEKQGILDRLAAEKKRGKPTVTRFKGLGEMNPLQLRETTMNRDTRRLVQMTVEQDDGTAERMDMLLGKKRASDRRVWLEEKGNLAEV, from the coding sequence ATGAACCAAACCTACGACGCTTCCGCCATCGAAGTGCTGAGCGGCCTGGACCCGGTGCGCCGGCGTCCGGGCATGTACACGGATACCTCCCGCCCCAACCATTTGGTGCAGGAAGTGGTGGACAACAGCGTGGACGAGGCTTTGGCCGGCCATGCCAAGCGTATCGAGGTGGTGTTGCTGAAGGACGGCGGCGTGCAGGTGTCCGACGACGGGCGCGGCATGCCGGTGGACGTGCATCCCGAGCTGGGCGTGTCCGGCGTGGAGGTGATCCTCACCAAGCTGCACGCCGGCGGCAAGTTTTCCGGCAAAAACTACCGCTTTTCCGGCGGTCTACACGGCGTCGGCGTGTCGGTGGTGAATGCTTTGTCCAAGCGCCTTGAGGTGGAGGTCAAGCGCGGCGGCAAGGTCTACACCATGGCGTTCGCCGACGGCGACAAGCGGACCGAGCTGACGGAAACCGGCACCGTCGCCAAGCGCGACACCGGCAGCACCGTGCGCTTCTGGCCCGATGAAAGCTATTTCGACACGCCGAAAATCGCCGTCAACAAGTTGGCGCTGCTGCTGCGCGCCAAGGCGGTGCTGTGTCCGGGGCTGGAAATCACCCTGAAGGACGAAGCCGGCGAGGAAACCCAGACCTGGCTGTACCAAAACGGCCTGCCGGATTATTTGCAGGGCCAGTTGCAGGGCGTGGAATGCATTCCGCCCGAGCCCTTTGTCGGTGCGATGGAAAGCGAGCACGAGGCGGTGGACTGGGCGATTCTTTGGACGCCGGAAGGCGGCGAAGCCATCGCCGAAAGCTACGTCAACCTAGTGCCCACGCCCCAGGGCGGCACCCACGTCAACGGCTTGCGCACCGGGCTGACCGACGCGGTGCGCGAATTCTGCGACTTCCGCAATTTGCTGCCGCGCGGCGTGAAGATCGCCCCGGAAGACGTGTGGGAGCGCTGCCATTACGTGCTGTCGGTGAAAATGCAGGAGCCGCAGTTCGCCGGCCAGACCAAGGAGCGCTTGAGTTCGCGCGAATGCGCCGTGTTCGTCGCCGGCGTGGTGAAGGACGCGCTGAGTTTATGGCTCAACCAGCATCCGGCGGTGGGCGAGCAATTGGCGCAGCTGGTCATCGACATCGCGCAAAAGCGTCTGCGCGCCAGCAAGATCGTCGCTCGCAAAAAAGTCGCTTCCGGCCCGGCGCTGCCCGGCAAGCTGGCCGATTGCAGCTCCCAGGATTTGGCGCAGACCGAGCTGTTCCTGGTGGAAGGCGATTCCGCCGGCGGCTCCGCCAAGCAGGCCCGCGAGCGTGAGTTCCAGGCCATCATGCCGTTGCGCGGCAAAATCCTGAACACCTGGGAGGTGGAGTCCACCGCCGTGCTGGCTTCCCAGGAAGTGCACGACATCACCGTTGCCATCGGTGTGGAGCCCGGTTCGCCGGATTTGACCGGGCTGCGTTACGGCAAAATCTGCATCCTGGCCGACGCCGATTCCGACGGCAACCACATCGCCACCTTGTTGTGCGCCTTGTTCCTGCGCCACTTCCGTCCCTTGGTGGAAGCCGGCCACGTGTTCGTCGCCATGCCGCCGCTGTACCGCATCGATTTGGGCAAGGAAGTGTTCTACGCCTTGGACGATGCGGAAAAACAAGGGATTCTGGATCGCTTGGCGGCGGAGAAAAAGCGCGGCAAGCCCACGGTTACCCGCTTCAAAGGGCTGGGCGAGATGAATCCCTTGCAATTGCGGGAGACCACCATGAATCGCGACACCCGCCGCCTGGTGCAAATGACGGTGGAGCAGGACGACGGGACCGCCGAGCGCATGGATATGCTGCTCGGCAAAAAGCGCGCGTCGGATCGGCGGGTATGGTTGGAAGAGAAGGGCAATTTGGCCGAAGTGTAG